The DNA window ATTTCCAAGGATTGCGACGAGTGAAATGAGATTTTGCCAACCCCACTGCAAACAAAGCACTAATAGTAAGAAATACCGCAACAACCGCAGCAAGATCAAGTCCTAAGAATGTAAATGGAATAATCGGAAACAGCGATCCTGTTAAAAACGAGAAAAACATCACCACTGCATTACGTAAAGGATGATCAAAACGCTGTTGCGAGAGTCCCACTTTTTTTTGAATATAATTTGTTGCAAAAGTATGATTATTATGTTGAAAGTGATATAAAATTGCATGAATTTCATTATTATCAAATTTTTCCGCTTTCAAAATTCGTGCCATTTCTTGAAGATGTTGTGAAGGATTTTTTTTAATTTCACGTTTTGCAGAACTAATCTCTTGTTCTTGAACCTCTCGTTGAGATTTAGCTGAGAGATAACTTCCTGCCGCCATAGAAAACGCGCCTGCAAGCATACTCGAAAGCCCTGCAAGAATAATCCCATATCGACCACCACTGCCAATATAAACTCCTAACACTAACCCCAAATTAGAAACTAACCCATCTTCCATACCAAAAACAAAATCACGAATCATGTCCTTGAGATTATTCTTCATGAAGAAAGCACCACACTGCAAGTATTCTCAATGCATTTGATTTCACCTTGTCCACAATCAAGTGTTTTTTCTTGGCAATCCATAGAACACATCACTGCTGCGCAAGTTGGAGCATAATTTAACCCCACAGCATCCGTTGCATGACAACACGTTGCAGCAACACAATCGCTATCAGTAGAACAATATTTTTCAGGAGGAACACTGCTCTTTGCTCCAGAACACCCAACAATAAAAAGAACTGCGACCAATAGGAAAGATAAACGAAAAAAGAGACTAAAATTGAGTCGAACCATCATATCACCAGATCAAAGAAAGTAATTCAAGATTAAATAAGTTGCGATAAAGAACAGGTAGTAAAGAAAACAGTAATGAACAGTAAAAAATGATTCATTCCTAAATACAATCAAGGTTCATAAATAATCTTTTCACAAATCTCGCCACGCAAATTTTGACCAATAAGCCTCTTCACATCAGATGAAGAATAATTTGCCAGCAACCATGCCAATTTCACAAATGCCGTATTAGCCAACATATCTTCACCAGAAATAACACCTAATTCGAGTAAATCTCGTCCTTTGGAATACACATTCATGTTGACCCCGCCATAGATACATTGTGAAGTCATGACCACCACACAGCCACTCTCGATAACCCGTTTTAACGCTGGATAAATCTCTTTGTGAATTGCACATAATTCATTAGGCAATTGCCCAGGCGTATGCCCTAAGCCGGTCCCCTCTATAACCAGACCTTTGTATCCTCTGAAAAACTCAAATTGTTCCGGAAACATATGAACATGAATCTTGAGTAACCCTACTTTATCTTCCATATTCGGTTTAATCACAAGAGAGGAAGAAACTCGCGGATACTCTTGAGTTAAGAAACACACTTCTCGTGTTGCATAGTCAACATGAGCATATGCCCCTACATTCACCGATTTAAATGCATCACGTCGAGAAGTATGTAATTTATACGTTTTTGTTGCAGGCAAGATTACGCATTGATCGTCATTTTCGTGTGCATGCATACAAATCGCCACACCGCCAAAATCAGTTTTTGCAATAAACTCTGCTGCGCAAATAAGATTCATTCCCGCATCAGAACTACCACGATCAGAAGAACGCTGTGCGCCAACAAAGATAATAGGAACAGGAGTTGATTCAACAATAAACGAAAGAGCCGCAGCGCCAACTGCCAGATTATCTGTACCCATTCCGATGATAATTCCTTTCACACCTTTTTTGACATGCTCCTCAATTTTTTGCGCAATGAGCTTGAAATGAGGAAAACGTAGATCATCACTCCACATCTGCGCAATCAGTTCAGAATCAATGTTAGCAATATCTGTTAATTCAGGAAATAAACTAACTAAATCCTGCGGAGTAAAATTAGTCGCAACGCCACCTGTACGATAATCAACTTTACTTGCAATCGTTCCACCAGTATGTAAAATAGCAATCGTAGGTAAATCAGCGCGAGATGTTAGAGGAACATGGGACAAAGCCTGTGGTGCATCGCCTTTCACAATAAGATCAATTCTCTCAATATCAACCCGTTCAAAACCCATATTGTATCCGTTTACAAGTTTGAGCAGCACAACACCTTCTTTTGGACTAGGCATAAGAATACCTTCTTCCTTTGAAGTTTTGGTAGTGATACGAACATGATCGCCAGGTTGAACCATGAAGAATGAAAACAGGGGAGAATTTATATACGTTGCCCTAAAAAAGCAAGAGGTGGTTTCTTGAGAGTGCATTACGAGAGTATAAGATATGTCCCTATTACCCCCAGAACTCATTAACAAAGCGTTAAATCTCGGACTTCTCAG is part of the Candidatus Woesearchaeota archaeon genome and encodes:
- the gatD gene encoding Glu-tRNA(Gln) amidotransferase subunit GatD translates to MVQPGDHVRITTKTSKEEGILMPSPKEGVVLLKLVNGYNMGFERVDIERIDLIVKGDAPQALSHVPLTSRADLPTIAILHTGGTIASKVDYRTGGVATNFTPQDLVSLFPELTDIANIDSELIAQMWSDDLRFPHFKLIAQKIEEHVKKGVKGIIIGMGTDNLAVGAAALSFIVESTPVPIIFVGAQRSSDRGSSDAGMNLICAAEFIAKTDFGGVAICMHAHENDDQCVILPATKTYKLHTSRRDAFKSVNVGAYAHVDYATREVCFLTQEYPRVSSSLVIKPNMEDKVGLLKIHVHMFPEQFEFFRGYKGLVIEGTGLGHTPGQLPNELCAIHKEIYPALKRVIESGCVVVMTSQCIYGGVNMNVYSKGRDLLELGVISGEDMLANTAFVKLAWLLANYSSSDVKRLIGQNLRGEICEKIIYEP
- a CDS encoding VIT1/CCC1 transporter family protein; translation: MKNNLKDMIRDFVFGMEDGLVSNLGLVLGVYIGSGGRYGIILAGLSSMLAGAFSMAAGSYLSAKSQREVQEQEISSAKREIKKNPSQHLQEMARILKAEKFDNNEIHAILYHFQHNNHTFATNYIQKKVGLSQQRFDHPLRNAVVMFFSFLTGSLFPIIPFTFLGLDLAAVVAVFLTISALFAVGLAKSHFTRRNPWKSGLEITLVGLAAGVIGYGVGLVLSQI